acctctgcgCAGGTCAGATTAGGTCAAACAGACTCTTACAGGAGCGTCCCTATACCAGTAACATTGTTCAGTCATGGCATAGCTGCCAAACTCTTATATccttggttattttaaaaattctgacaAAAAGTAATGCCACTTTAGAACTGTTTTATTCACTGATGATGGTAAAAATGCCTGCATCTTTTTGTCTGGTTCAGGAGAGCAATGGTCCAACAGATTGCTATGCAGCTATTTCACACGCTGATCGTCTGCAGACAGAACCAGAGAGCATCCGCAAATGGAGAGAAGAGCAACGGGAGCGCCTAGAAGAACTTGGTAAGGGCCAGGACTGTACATCCTTCAGCCCCTAATAGTGCATAGGGGCGGCGTTTTGACCTGAGCAAAGCCTGATGGGGCAGCAACATTGGCGCTCTGTCCCTTGACCTGCCAGTCACAGGCGAAGGCTGCTTTGTCTCCTACCTCAGCATGAAGAGCAGCTTTGCTTGGAGTTTCCCTTGAATGCGTCCTGCCTCCCTTTTGACTGCATCTTCATTCACACTTTGGGTTGGATGGAGCTGTTGAGGCATGGAAGGGCAGAAATCTAGCAGAGCCTCTGTTGCTGTGCATACCGGGGAGGGGGAGCTTGACAAGTCGTCCTGTGACTCACATCATCGATGTTGTCTAACCAGCCTCTGAATTGCAAACTATACTAAAGGACAGATGGGAAAGATTCTGGGGACTGGTTTGCCCGCCCAGGTTTTCAGTTGCCTGTCCCATGTGTAAGTCCTCCTACCTTAAAAGGGAATTTTCAGGATTTGTGTCCTGCTTCTTTTGGGCACGAGGGATCTGGTGATGGCGTTGGAAGGGCAGTGGCAGGTCTGGTCCCAGCAGCCACTGCCGCCTCTGGTAATGCAGCTTCCACAGCAGTGCCACACGAGGGCTGTTGCACTGTGGAAGTGGGGAGGGGCCTGATCCCTTCGTATATCCCTGAGAATTCAGTAGGAATTGCCCATACAGTCAAGCATATCTTCACAGCTGTAACTGTTAGgaactttattaaaaaaagaaaactgagaTACTTAAGCTGAAAATCTCATTCTGTGCTCCTATGAAATTGCTGCTGTTTGGGCCTGTGGGTGTTGGCATTTGACATTTGCCAAACATAATATGGAGACTTCAGTGAATGGAGAGAGAACTGGAGGACTTGTGCTACCCGTTGAGTTTGTGTCACTGAAGTGGATCAAACTACTGGATGCTTGTGTTACTGCTCCAACACTTTTGTATTTAACCCTCTTATCGGCACACCAATAGAATTTCAAGTAACAACCTGGCTGGTTTCTGTTGCTTTGGCCACTCTAGCAGCTCCATGCCTTCCAAAGCCTGGATTACTTATATCTCAGAATCTTAGCTAAATTTAGCCCCCAAGAACAGATGTTTGTGTACAAGCCACATCTTTGTGTCTGTGTTCCTTTTTGAAGATGCGAACTCTCGAAAGCAAGAAGCAGAATGGAAAGAGAAAGCAATAAAGGAGTTGGAAGAATGGTATGAAAGGCAAGATGAGCAGCTACAGAAAACAAAAGCTAACAATAGGTAAGAAGggcttgcagggttgttgtttttttacacgCCTTAGGATGAACTCAGACATGGCTGCAGCTCAGCCGCTCCATTTTGGCTTTCTGTCTGGCTACCATAACGCTGGCTTCCTGCACACCACAACTAGCAAACAGGGAGTTGTCCTTGGGaatgcccacccctgctgcccctttctaGCGTGAATTTCCTACTTTGCTTCACTTGCTTTTCCTTGTCAACTTCAACTTTGGTTTCACCACTGCATCTGGATAGATGGCTACCCCAGTCAAGGCTAGGTACACACCATACTTAACCTTGATGTTCTAACTCTGGCTTTTGTTGGTACACGATAAAACTAAATAATGGAAAACTAAATCATGGATAAAGCCAGCAAGGGAAGTGAGGGGTGAAGGGTGGGATTGACCTGGCAGAAGGAAGgagagtggggaggaaggggctTGTGTAACCAAGGCTGGCTTCTGATTTGCAGGCAGTGGATTTGTATGGCAAAGGAACTAGCTCTTCCCGGAATCATATGGATTGTTCCAGGAGATCAGGCCTTGGTTATGTGGATCAAGTATCTGTGGAAGTGGAACAAGCATAGATTCTCTGGAATTAAGCTGCAAAGTAACAATTGGAATTACTTTGCATGTTATGTGTATAAtaaatgggaagggaagggaatattATGCTGATAAGTGACAGGTGAACAGCAGCTTGCTTTCCTAGAAGCCATTATAAGAGCAACTCACAGCTCCCTTCCCTTCTTGGTTTATattaaaataaagcaaataaCTCTGCTTTTGCAACAGTTGGAGAAAAAAAGTGGAAAAAGAAAGGGCAATATGTGGAGTTGAGAATATATGAGGTTTCTCATGTCAGCAAGTTGACCAGGCTTAATTTTGCAGTCCAGCTCTGTCTCGGATCCAAGGACCCACATGCCTAGTCACACAAGCCCCCAAAGGCCTTAAAACTgggttctccaacctggtgtctgcGGGCATCAATGTGTCTCTGGACACCTCTCTCAATGACCACCAGGCTACCAGCCCATCCTGATTTTGGGCTTCAAAAGTGTTTTTTTGCTTTGGAgctctgttttatactttgttcttgggcaagttactttcctTTTATTCTTGCCAGTTTGCTGTCTGAAAAATGAAtggtttgtgactggccatgctcaccatgccttttatgaatgagcaagccacctgccacggcagccattttgtgagagcccCCATGACACACTCAGCTGACACGAAAAGGTTGAGGACCCCTGCCTTAAAACAGCCTCCCATGTTGTACAAGCCCCATTTATTGTTTTGAAGCATTTTTGTCCTCCTCCGAAAAAGTCTCCCAGAGCAACAGCTTGAAGAAAAGTGGGCCTACTTCTAATGTCATTTGAtgtgactttttcttttcttttttgcactggTGGGGGGGGTTTGTTTTTCAAGATCGACGGGGAGTCGCAAAACCCAATGTGTGCGGTCAAATCCTTGGACATGCTTAAAATAGCCAATGACCAGGATTCAAGGAGCTGTATCACTCATGCTCATTAGACTTGTGGAACCCTGTGATAGCAAGGCTGCGTTGCAGGGCTTGTTGCCAGTTGAAGCAggatttatttagaacattttgaGCTGCTTCTCCCAGTTAAACTGAGTGTGCTGTGAGCAGCACTAATTTACTATGACTACAGCAAAATCTATTACCATCTTAGAACGTTGATGAAACTGGGTAGAacgtcatcatcattattctaAAAGCAATAATGTGTAACTGTATTGGGCTTAATATTACGTGGCCTGGGAGCATTTTGTTGCAGAAGGTGGAAATGATAAAATTAACAAATATCCTCTTGTGAGGCTCTCCATGGAATAGCACCTGCATATACAGCCCTTGAGGCAAACAACACTGGCTGTAGTCCAGTTCAGAGCTGAATATGTTTAAGGCCACTGGGATCGTTGGACTTGGATGTACTTCACATTTTCCAGTGGACTGTGGATGCTATGTTTTAGCAGGCTTCCTAGTACTTGCATGTGATGGGAATGGTATAAAACAGCAGGGAAACACTCAGGTCTGTGTTTGTCTGCTTAATTCAGACGCATTGCTTCCCTTTTCCTGTAGAAAGCTATGGACTGGCAAAGGGGGAAGCAGGACTCTGTCCCCAAAGGAGTTCAGAATGTCCtcccaacagccctgtaaggtagcttAGTCCGAGAGCTAGCAGCTTGTCCAGCGAGCTGTGTGACCAAGCGGAGATTTGAATTCAGACCCTCCTTGTCCTATTAATTATTTTTCCCCTACTAGTGGGAGATGGGGTTGATGGTAATACCGGTTTCTGAGCCCTGTTCTTTCTCCCTTTTCATAACTCAGTGAGGGACCTGGGTCTCTACGGTTCAACATGTTAAATATTCTATACTTGGCATGCCTGAATGATGAAATAGTCCAGAAATCCAGTAGTGACACAAGTTGTAGCTAATGCAAGGCAGGTCTCTTCTTTGTTGTGATTTACAAACTGTGTTGCAGTCTGGTTTACCAGGATACTCATGGTTTGAGTCAGTGAGTATCACGTTTGATACTCACGTTTGAGTCAAACCGTAGGCCTGAAAGGGATGCTGAGGTTGTTTCCATGAGGCTGGCTCCCATTTTGGAAATTATGGTGTACATGGAGCCAGTGTTATGTCTGCACTGGGCCAAAGTGTTCCTTAACAGTGTAGCTCAATGCTTAAATAATTTTTTTCTTCATGTTTCTAGGCTCCGACTAATCTATTGCACGTTTAACATATTAAACCTAATATTGCTTCACCTGTATTTTCTTCTGCTTattcttctcttttctctctctctctctcctgcctgctTCTATGGACCACTTGCCACCTAGGGTGGCAGATGAAGCTTTCTACAAACAACCCTTCTCTGACGGGATTGGTTATGTGTATGTTACCTAACTACTGATTATTTGTCTGATCCATTATCCATCAGTTTCAATTAACACTTCTAATCTGTGAGAGGTATTGTTGTCAAAGTATCCCAAGACAAATCACGTCAGGCAGAGAGGCATCTTCTGCGGCAGATCCGATTGCAAGAAAGCATTCTTGAGTTTCTAGGATATGGAGGGGAGTAAGGGTCTAGTCCATAACATGGGAAAGTGTGTGATAAAAGTAAGAAGGAATGCTGAAGCTTGGGGATGGATTCTTGTCAGCTACATCTGGCCCATGGAGCAGTCGATGTAGCTCTCAGTTGTCCGACCAACTTTTAATCAAAGCCATGGTGAAAGTTTGGGTGAAACTGTAAGGATGAAGAGGTTTCAAAAATTTCTATGAGAGCGATTCCATGTTTAATATTACTGCTCTCTATTGGATTTTGCATATAATGCTTCTATGCACAATCCTAATTAGAACCTcagaacccatgatgggtttaGATTGTGCAGCAAAGTAAACTTTAGCCCCTGCCTGTACAGCTGCCCAGAGAACACCTTAGTCTCTGAGAATACTTGGACCATCCGTGCAGTAGCTGAAAAAGTGGTAGGATGGTAAATCGCACACTTCCAAATCATTGCTAGGTTCCATAAGATTTGTATGAAGCGGATCTTTTGAAACGTAAGCTGTCCGAGGTATTTTGGAAagtgcagttgtgtgcttttcCTCAACTGGTTCAAGTAGGTTGGTATATTACAAATTCGGAAGTGGGAAAAATTGAAATGCTCAATTCTTTTTAATCTCAGTCAAGTGGGTTCTACCCTTTTGTGCTGTTTAGAAATCTGGCTTTAATCGTGTGCAAGGAGCAATACCTGTTGGTTTACTATGAAGCAGACCCAAATTACTGTATGCAATTCCAGTTTACAAATAGGTAGAATAGATTTTGTCAGACCTCTTATCTACACAGAAGAGCTCTTATATTCCTGTTTTCTGGAAGTGTGAggtggttggggttttttttaacaacccCACACTTAATTATCTTCTTCtgcaatttattaaaacatttgtatcccaccctatatcactaggatctcagggtggcatacaggtaaaattatataacaatataaaacaatatacacagctaaaaacaaattaaaccattaatccaGCTAAAagcagtacagaatttaaaagcagtaaaaccaattaaaacagttcaaacagtgtgcaagcttggtgaatttagccatcaaaggcttgttcaaaagccatgtctttacttggcagCGGAATGAAGTCAgggttggcaccagtcgggcctccaaggggagggctttccatagtcggggtgccacaacagagaaagccctctcccatgtcccactgtAGTaaatgtcttgtgttggtgggctcctctcaagtctcgggcaggcacatAGAGGAAGAAGCACTCTCTCAAGTTTCGAGGTCCCAAGAtgtttggggctttaaatgtcattaccaacaccttgaattctgactggaagcatataggcagccagtgcgattcttttaagaccagtgttatatagCCTTTGTGGGGTGTACCGGTCAGCAGcctagctgctacattttgcattagctgcaacttccaagtcgtcttcaagggcagccccatattgaatgcattgcagtagtctaatcaggaagttaccagtgcatgcactactgtggctaggttgtccctgtccaggaagggCCGTAGttggtggatcagccaaagccgaccccaagtactctgggccaaggagtccacctgggcctccagtgacaaagatggatttaggagtactcccaagctacgcacctcctccttcagagggagtgcaaccccatccagaacaggtcgcttatccaattcctggactcaggaaccagCATTCCACAGAGCTTTTGTCTTATcaggcttcagtttattggccctcatctagcccattacaacctccaggcactggtccaacaCCTTCACTGCTTCAGCTGACTCTGACGAtaagaagtagagctgagtatcatcatcATACTGATGACGCTCAACCCCAAAGCCCCTAGTGACCTCATCCAGCGGCTTCATAtaagatgttgaacagcatgggggatagccatagagtggaacaggaatcctccaataccactttctggaatcggccctgcaagtaggaacAGAACcgctgtaacacagtgcctcctactcccatcttgcagagccgatccagaaagataccatgatcaaaaatatcaaaagctgctgagagatccaggtaGATCAACAGGGAGGCACTCTCCCAGTCTTTCAACTGGAGTAGGTCCATTTTTATATGAGGGGTACTTTCCCATGTGATGTTTCTTGGCTGGTTGGTGCCCATGTGATacccatgctggttggagctaGTCCAGATGGACTAGCAGGATCATCATGGGAGGCAGAGCTGTTTTCTGGCCAAATAGAGACATTGGCTGGGTTCCCATaacacaacccacactcaagtttAAGGTGGGTTGGTGTTGTAACgtgggttgtgttgtgtgaacccaattgcactaagaaaccatggtttgttaactatgaacaatccaccgttcacaacccaacaagcaAAGTTTATTGTATCGTAGCAAATTTCCATGatacacaaaccatggtttgttaatgcaGCTGGGTTTACACAATACAACAACCCttggttcaacgacaacccacactcaaacatgactgtgggttgtcatgttctGTGAACTCAGCCGTTGTCACTAACCAATTAGGGAAGAAGACCAAGAACAATTTTCAGCCCTTGCTTCCTGTTCCTATTCAAAAGCCATTATTTAGGTGGCACTATCAGGAGATAGGGCAACTTCCCCATCTCTGTCTCTGGGGCAAGCCCTATTTGCCTGACATGACACCACCGCAATGGCTACCAGTTGGGAAGAGGCAGCATTGCTCGAGCTGCATTCGGACTTTGCTCTAACCCTCGGCCTCTGCAATCTGATGCTTCCTTTTCCACAGCCTGGCTGTGCCACCAGGCGCATGCCTCTCTGCTCTGGAAGCAACAGATGGTTCTTGTATGCGTGTCTCTGTTCTGAGTCTAGCATTAAAGATTCACCCTGTGGAAATGTGGCTGACAAATGACCTAGAATCATCCCAAACTTGTGAAATGCTGGACTTACAGGTGGTGTTTGCCTTTTGCAATTGGAGTCGATGCAGACTTATTTCTTACAGCCAGTGGGGGAGGACAAGGAGGAAACCTGCCGTACAATTGACGCAGAATCAAGCTAGCAGCATGTTTCTTGAATGTAGTAGGCAGGGCTGGGGAATGCATGTCTGGCCAGCTTTACTTATCATCTGCATTATGCTCATTTTCATTTTACTATATCTGACTTAAACTCTCCTTTTTTTGTTTCTCTTCACCTTTAAGCACAAACATAAACCATCCTTGCTACAGCCTAGAACAGTTAAGTAAACTCTTCACTGCCCCTTAAGTGTCTTGTCACATAAAATAGCAGTGTTGTAGTGACCCTTTGTCATCGGTGGTGTTCGTAAAGCAACAACAATCATCCTTGTGATCCGTGCTGACCTTCACATGGGCTCATCCTCAttgctttttttcctggtacTTCTTGTTGTAGTTGGGACTCCTGGCCTTCCTCTTCCTGCAATTAGGGGTGCTCACAGCTTCTGCCCATGTGTGGGTTCCAGGGGCTCCCTTTTTGCTTTAGTCCCTGAAAAATTCCTTTTGTGTTCAAGCAGTATAGCAGTGCGCCAGTATTGAAAGAGTGACATTGATTCTTACGGAGATGTCCACTGAACTGTGTGCGTGTGGGCATGAAATGAATGGGCAAAATTATTATTTGAGTTGGCCTTTCATTGATCTCCCCTGCTCCAGCTTATACCATCAAGTCCATAGCACTTAAAAGCATGAGgcctcttttttgtttgtttttgttttgctgatcCTCTCTGCTTTTCCACAGCATTGGAAATGTTGTCATGTCTTATACTTATATTTGTAAGCCTTGGAAGTAGCTTCCAGAAATTAAAAGGGCAGTTGAACACCCACCCCTAGCACAACTTTCCCACCTGGGTGTTTAGCTTCTGCTGTGCCAAATTCATGCCCTATGCAGAACTTGAGTGTTAATGTATGGAGATTGGATTCTCACCCATCCCCACCAGCACACCTGAGTTGTGTGTGTAGGGTGCGGTTTTTGCAGAGGGGCCTGTGCACGTAGAGCCCAACATTTGTAGGTCCCAGCTATGCCATCTGTACAGTTGATCTTGTGGTAACCCCAATCCCCCCTCACTATGCATAGCCCTCTATGTCTGCATAGGGCGCAAGTGTTGCTGTGAAGGCACTCTGAGATAACTCCTAACAGGCATGTTTGTAAATGAAACAGGCTGCGATTGCATTTCTCTCTTAAATGAAACACCTGTATTCCAACATTTTACATAGCACGTCTCTATTCATGTGGGCCTGACTGCTGCCCTGTCCTCTATCAGGATGTTCTGCGGTGGTGGGTGCAGGAAGTCCTCAAAACGCTACTGGATTCTCTCCACCCCTCACCCCCTGGTCAAATAGTTCATGGGGCTGGGGTGGGAAATGTATGCGGCTGACATTAAACCTGATGTTGCATTGCTTCTAGGGCAGCTGAAGAAGCTTTTGTGAATGATGTCGACGAATCCTCCCCAGGCACGGAGTGGGAACGTGTGGCACGGCTCTGTGACTTTAACCCCAAGTCGAGCAAGCAGGCAAAGGATGTGTCCCGCATGCGCTCCGTGCTGATTTCACTCAAGCAGGCTCCGCTGGTTCGCTGAAGGGAAAGCACACCCGGCACTACAAATGCAATACCTTTAACTTTACTCAGAGAAGCTGTGTTTGCAGTAATTGGATTAATTATGtttaactgtttttgtttttggaccAAACCTCATGACGTATTTAGAGTTTGATCATTGTTTTGTGATTGCATGTTCTTCCCTCATCTGTGTCCTCCTGGTGTCCAAATTGGGAGGAAACGTCCGGGACCGTAGTCTCTGTGCTCTTGTGCATCGAGATTTCACTTTCAACTGTACCGATATTAAAGGTCTGTTTAAACAGCA
This Elgaria multicarinata webbii isolate HBS135686 ecotype San Diego chromosome 6, rElgMul1.1.pri, whole genome shotgun sequence DNA region includes the following protein-coding sequences:
- the CLTA gene encoding clathrin light chain A isoform X2, encoding MAEFDLFGAPQPAAGNGSLGSGGSGSGSGGEEDPAAAFLAQQENEIAGIENDEGYSILENGEVPAGMQGQEGLLTDSIDGVTNGDVYQESNGPTDCYAAISHADRLQTEPESIRKWREEQRERLEELDANSRKQEAEWKEKAIKELEEWYERQDEQLQKTKANNSTNINHPCYSLEQAAEEAFVNDVDESSPGTEWERVARLCDFNPKSSKQAKDVSRMRSVLISLKQAPLVR
- the CLTA gene encoding clathrin light chain A isoform X3; translation: MAEFDLFGAPQPAAGNGSLGSGGSGSGSGGEEDPAAAFLAQQENEIAGIENDEGYSILENGEVPAGMQGQEGLLTDSIDGVTNGDVYQESNGPTDCYAAISHADRLQTEPESIRKWREEQRERLEELDANSRKQEAEWKEKAIKELEEWYERQDEQLQKTKANNRAAEEAFVNDVDESSPGTEWERVARLCDFNPKSSKQAKDVSRMRSVLISLKQAPLVR
- the CLTA gene encoding clathrin light chain A isoform X1: MAEFDLFGAPQPAAGNGSLGSGGSGSGSGGEEDPAAAFLAQQENEIAGIENDEGYSILENGEVPAGMQGQEGLLTDSIDGVTNGDVYQESNGPTDCYAAISHADRLQTEPESIRKWREEQRERLEELDANSRKQEAEWKEKAIKELEEWYERQDEQLQKTKANNRVADEAFYKQPFSDGIGYVTNINHPCYSLEQAAEEAFVNDVDESSPGTEWERVARLCDFNPKSSKQAKDVSRMRSVLISLKQAPLVR